In the genome of Rhizobium etli 8C-3, one region contains:
- a CDS encoding Gfo/Idh/MocA family protein, with amino-acid sequence MAKLRVGLIGLGMAAAPHAKGLLDLKDRVEVAAAFSPTPARRQAFSETYGFATCEDTEAIFCDPSIAAVMILTPPNTHLELVRRAAEANKHVLLEKPLEITQERARALVEVTEHAGIKLGIVLQHRFRAVSIALAALIHEGRLGEIVSASARLHNWRPQSYYDQPGRGTRARDGGGVLLTQAIHTLDLLVSIAGLPDEVRAYTATSKVHRMETEDLAMAAIRFTSGAIGTVSATTCAYPGYPDEIDVIGTRGMARLDGRHLAASFHDGTEISIEDEAAGGAGADPMAFPHDHHRSVLADFLDAVEDNREPCVNGREALKVHRLIDAILAAAQSGKPKRP; translated from the coding sequence ATGGCAAAATTGCGCGTCGGTTTGATCGGTCTCGGCATGGCAGCAGCGCCGCATGCCAAAGGACTGCTCGATCTCAAGGACAGGGTGGAAGTCGCTGCCGCCTTCAGTCCGACGCCTGCCAGGCGGCAAGCATTTTCGGAAACTTACGGTTTTGCGACTTGCGAGGATACCGAGGCAATATTCTGCGACCCGTCGATAGCCGCGGTCATGATCCTGACGCCGCCCAATACGCACCTTGAGCTGGTGCGGCGGGCAGCCGAAGCAAACAAGCATGTGCTTCTCGAAAAGCCGCTGGAGATCACACAGGAGCGGGCGAGGGCGCTGGTCGAGGTGACGGAGCATGCCGGCATAAAGCTTGGCATCGTGCTGCAGCACCGCTTTCGTGCGGTCAGTATTGCACTTGCCGCACTGATCCATGAAGGCCGTCTCGGCGAGATCGTCAGCGCTTCGGCGCGTCTCCACAACTGGCGGCCGCAAAGCTATTATGACCAGCCGGGGCGCGGCACGCGGGCTCGCGATGGCGGCGGCGTGCTTCTCACCCAGGCCATCCACACACTTGACCTTCTTGTTTCAATCGCCGGCCTTCCAGACGAGGTCAGAGCCTATACTGCAACCAGCAAGGTGCACCGCATGGAGACGGAGGATCTGGCGATGGCGGCCATTCGCTTTACAAGCGGAGCAATAGGCACGGTCAGCGCCACCACCTGTGCCTACCCCGGTTATCCGGACGAGATCGACGTCATCGGCACGCGCGGCATGGCCCGCCTTGACGGGCGACATCTTGCCGCGTCCTTTCACGATGGAACCGAAATCTCAATCGAAGACGAAGCAGCAGGCGGTGCCGGCGCCGATCCCATGGCCTTCCCGCACGACCATCATCGCTCCGTGCTTGCCGATTTTCTCGACGCCGTTGAGGATAACCGCGAGCCGTGCGTCAACGGGCGCGAGGCACTGAAGGTTCACCGCCTCATCGACGCCATTCTCGCCGCAGCTCAAAGCGGCAAGCCAAAACGTCCGTAA
- a CDS encoding MFS transporter has protein sequence MSTTLSSSQARAAPMTRRAAATLIVLCGAIFLEGIDVAMLNIALPAIRADLGLTTTTLSGVVSAYVLGYAGFMLLGGRAADIFGKRRVFLSALAVFIAFSGLGGLATEGWMLLLARFVTGASSAFMTPAGLALVATNFPEGPQRNRALTIYASTASAGFSLGLVLGGLLAAIDWRWVFFAPVIMALLILAAAIRLIADKQPGTTRERFDIPGAVVLTAAMLLAVHGVTRLEHLDQGWAWTLGMFGLSAALWLAFLLIERLSGAPLIRFGIFRSGSLVRSNLAALLFAGSFFGFQFIATLYLQELLGWTPMQTSMAMLVIGIDAVVAPILTPRLVNRFGNDRVIFAGLVLAAASYALLLPMGLDWTYAAIFPSMLLLGLAFSIAYSPLTIAATDGVHEDEQGLAGGLLNTAFQFGAALGLSGASAIGAYVLGEATSSEARLVSLQTALIVPVAAAVAGALIAATGIRRCRDLSCDQAMPS, from the coding sequence ATGTCCACGACCCTTTCATCTTCCCAGGCACGCGCCGCGCCTATGACGCGGCGTGCCGCAGCGACGCTGATCGTCCTTTGCGGCGCCATCTTTCTCGAGGGCATCGATGTTGCCATGCTCAACATTGCGCTTCCGGCAATCCGGGCCGATCTTGGTCTGACGACAACCACGCTGAGCGGCGTGGTGAGCGCCTATGTGCTGGGCTATGCCGGTTTCATGCTGCTCGGCGGCCGTGCCGCCGACATTTTCGGCAAACGCCGGGTTTTTCTTTCCGCACTTGCCGTCTTCATTGCATTCTCCGGGCTGGGCGGCCTTGCGACGGAGGGCTGGATGCTCCTTCTGGCCCGCTTCGTCACCGGCGCGTCCTCGGCATTCATGACACCGGCAGGCCTGGCGCTCGTTGCGACGAACTTTCCGGAGGGTCCGCAGCGCAACCGCGCATTGACCATCTACGCCTCCACCGCTTCTGCCGGTTTCTCGCTCGGGCTCGTTTTGGGCGGGTTGCTTGCTGCAATCGACTGGCGCTGGGTGTTCTTCGCACCCGTGATCATGGCGCTCCTCATCCTTGCCGCCGCGATCAGGCTCATTGCCGACAAGCAGCCTGGAACCACCAGAGAACGTTTCGACATTCCAGGCGCCGTCGTGCTGACGGCAGCAATGCTGCTTGCGGTTCATGGCGTGACCCGCCTTGAACATCTGGACCAGGGCTGGGCATGGACGCTCGGCATGTTCGGCCTGAGCGCGGCCCTGTGGCTTGCCTTCTTGCTGATCGAGCGCCTGTCGGGCGCGCCGCTCATACGTTTTGGAATATTCCGCTCCGGCTCCCTCGTCCGCTCCAACCTCGCAGCGCTGCTGTTTGCCGGCTCGTTCTTCGGCTTCCAGTTTATCGCGACCCTCTATCTCCAGGAACTGCTCGGCTGGACACCCATGCAGACCAGCATGGCGATGCTTGTGATCGGCATCGACGCGGTCGTCGCTCCCATCCTGACGCCCAGGCTTGTCAACCGCTTCGGAAACGACCGCGTTATCTTCGCAGGCCTGGTTCTTGCCGCCGCCTCCTACGCATTGCTGCTGCCGATGGGCCTCGACTGGACATATGCGGCAATCTTTCCAAGCATGCTTTTGCTGGGACTGGCCTTTTCGATCGCCTACAGCCCGCTGACAATCGCCGCCACCGATGGCGTTCATGAAGACGAACAGGGGCTGGCCGGCGGACTGCTCAACACCGCCTTTCAGTTCGGCGCAGCGCTCGGCCTGTCGGGTGCAAGTGCCATCGGAGCCTATGTTCTTGGAGAAGCTACATCTTCCGAAGCCCGGCTGGTATCGCTTCAAACGGCGTTGATCGTCCCGGTGGCAGCCGCCGTGGCTGGCGCGCTGATCGCTGCCACGGGCATCAGGCGCTGCCGCGATCTGTCCTGCGATCAGGCCATGCCATCTTAA
- a CDS encoding AAA family ATPase, whose translation MDEVLTWLNALGLGRLGDAFVQAQIDFDALRLLSDDDLKELGIPLGPRRKILSAIAQLDEAREPHQRPMVPVERRPLTILFCDMVGSTEYAARLDPEDFSKLTQTYLNRCAALVKAHGGFTANYIGDALQALFGYPTAEEDDAERAIRLGFSLIQAMPQIETPDGSRLEIRIGIASGLVVVGDFAGAPAGVSTVAFGPVPNLAQRLQALAAPQTILADQKTRDAANGAFDFVELGAKSLKGFGDPVRIWRIDKARTLENRFAKRTHLTKLVGRRAELDRLRELAEGIAAEKSGRAILVSGEAGIGKSRLIFEARSRAAHFKALTLQCAPAYSNSALYPFLDLLKRHAGINDAAPAKANAELLEATLSSCDILLSQTLPVFSRLLAIEHTDYSLPDMTSKEQQTIVRRFFVEWLQGMSQTDPLWLTIEDEQWIDPSSGDVLKALIDEVRFSPMLIVVTSREAMLQAPAKNPSLLGLRLRRLTRFEAQALCRVLAAGSAMTDDASDFVLARAEGVPLYVEELCRAVADGHAASILKEGPDAAADIPVTLQSFLLSRLDKLGTGKMIAQMAAVIGRVFNIGLLAHLSGLSEEALVSILDRLIQAGLIAPQPAINWPSYSFTHALLQEAAQATLLRDRRRQLHHLVAEGIEKLYPRQAAEHPEVLAQHLAAAGLYQRAADCWLTAGLKTGATWAKVEAANMFANGLECLQKLPPSPERDRKCLKLELERGDVLYATFGHVTPEGSAAYRNVMSLSESLGDPEAAIRALDGLFGTALNSARFADAEWASDQLLDMGRQKQNLKALVLGMQFKGMCLFSQGRLEEARRYLEEALAYRSKADEVGSDFPNMTMIYLSWALHLLGHHERAIMLYREAEEDARHQSAYRLAAWLGNGCVLMALRKDVAALQAMVDELGPLAKANGFQLWANLASFFQGWAMVHAHHDGRGLQQMRATCDNLGEQQIDKPCYLGLLAEANLALGEFEGAAGVVDEALALTRKTGEHYFTAELLRLGGVAGLYLKGDAHAAERAFRKSAAFAQKQGAKTWELKATQSLAELYRSTGRKTRVKRRLDAITGWFEGQNKTARM comes from the coding sequence ATGGACGAGGTTTTGACATGGTTGAACGCGCTCGGCCTTGGTCGGCTGGGGGACGCGTTTGTCCAGGCACAGATTGATTTCGACGCGCTTCGTCTCTTGTCCGACGATGACCTCAAGGAGCTCGGCATCCCACTCGGTCCGCGCCGAAAAATCCTCTCCGCAATCGCACAGCTGGACGAAGCCCGCGAACCGCATCAGCGGCCGATGGTGCCCGTGGAGCGAAGGCCGCTGACCATCCTGTTCTGTGACATGGTCGGCTCGACGGAATATGCCGCGCGCCTCGATCCAGAAGACTTCAGCAAGCTGACGCAGACCTATCTCAACCGATGCGCCGCACTCGTGAAGGCACATGGCGGGTTCACAGCCAACTATATCGGCGACGCGCTGCAGGCATTGTTCGGTTATCCCACGGCCGAAGAGGATGACGCCGAACGTGCAATCAGGCTCGGCTTCAGCCTCATACAGGCGATGCCGCAGATTGAAACGCCTGACGGATCCCGATTGGAGATCCGCATCGGGATTGCAAGCGGGCTTGTGGTTGTCGGCGATTTCGCTGGAGCACCCGCCGGAGTGTCGACTGTCGCCTTCGGACCGGTGCCAAACCTCGCCCAGCGGCTGCAGGCATTGGCCGCCCCTCAGACAATTCTTGCCGACCAGAAGACCCGCGACGCCGCCAATGGAGCCTTCGATTTTGTCGAACTCGGTGCGAAGTCGTTGAAGGGGTTCGGCGATCCGGTGCGAATCTGGCGCATCGACAAGGCGCGAACGCTGGAAAACCGGTTCGCAAAAAGGACCCACCTGACGAAGCTTGTCGGCAGGCGGGCAGAACTCGACCGGTTGCGTGAGCTTGCAGAAGGTATTGCGGCTGAAAAGAGCGGACGGGCGATCCTGGTCTCGGGCGAAGCGGGCATCGGCAAGTCGCGGCTGATTTTCGAGGCGCGCTCACGCGCTGCGCACTTCAAAGCCTTGACGCTTCAATGTGCGCCTGCCTATTCCAACAGTGCCTTGTATCCGTTTCTGGATCTCTTGAAGCGTCATGCGGGGATCAACGATGCCGCGCCGGCAAAGGCGAACGCGGAACTGTTGGAAGCGACCCTTTCCTCCTGCGATATTCTTCTTTCCCAAACGCTGCCGGTGTTTTCGCGACTGCTTGCAATCGAGCATACGGATTATTCATTGCCGGACATGACATCGAAAGAGCAGCAGACGATCGTGCGCCGCTTTTTCGTCGAATGGCTGCAGGGCATGTCGCAGACAGATCCGCTTTGGCTGACGATCGAGGACGAACAGTGGATCGACCCCTCCTCAGGCGACGTGCTGAAGGCGCTGATCGATGAAGTGCGGTTTTCGCCGATGCTGATCGTCGTTACCTCGCGCGAGGCAATGCTGCAGGCGCCTGCGAAAAATCCGTCCCTGCTTGGGCTCCGGCTGAGGCGGCTGACCCGCTTCGAAGCCCAGGCGCTTTGCCGCGTGCTGGCAGCCGGCAGCGCCATGACCGATGACGCCAGCGATTTCGTTCTCGCCAGGGCCGAAGGAGTGCCGCTCTACGTCGAGGAACTGTGCCGCGCGGTCGCCGACGGCCATGCTGCCTCCATATTGAAGGAAGGACCGGATGCTGCAGCGGACATACCGGTAACATTGCAGTCTTTCCTGCTCTCGCGCCTCGACAAGCTGGGGACCGGAAAGATGATTGCGCAAATGGCCGCTGTCATCGGCAGAGTGTTCAACATCGGGCTGCTTGCGCATCTTTCAGGGCTGTCCGAAGAGGCTCTGGTTTCGATCCTGGATCGCCTGATCCAGGCCGGTCTGATCGCGCCGCAACCGGCGATCAACTGGCCGAGCTACAGTTTTACCCATGCACTCCTGCAAGAGGCAGCCCAGGCTACCCTCCTGCGCGATCGCCGCCGACAATTGCATCATCTTGTCGCCGAAGGGATTGAAAAGCTCTATCCAAGACAGGCCGCCGAGCACCCCGAAGTCCTTGCGCAACATCTCGCTGCGGCCGGACTCTACCAACGGGCAGCCGATTGCTGGCTCACCGCCGGCCTCAAGACGGGCGCCACCTGGGCGAAGGTCGAGGCCGCCAATATGTTCGCAAACGGCCTGGAGTGCCTCCAAAAATTGCCGCCATCGCCCGAACGGGACCGAAAATGCCTCAAGCTCGAGCTCGAGCGCGGCGATGTGCTTTATGCCACGTTCGGCCATGTCACGCCCGAAGGGAGCGCGGCCTATCGCAATGTCATGTCCTTGAGCGAAAGTCTCGGCGATCCGGAAGCGGCTATCCGCGCGCTCGACGGGCTCTTTGGTACCGCCTTGAATTCGGCGAGATTCGCCGATGCGGAATGGGCAAGCGACCAGCTGCTCGATATGGGGCGCCAGAAACAGAATTTGAAAGCCCTCGTTCTCGGCATGCAATTCAAGGGCATGTGCCTCTTTTCGCAGGGCAGGCTCGAAGAGGCCCGGCGATATCTGGAGGAGGCTCTCGCTTACCGCTCGAAGGCCGATGAGGTCGGCAGCGATTTTCCGAACATGACGATGATCTACCTGTCATGGGCACTGCATCTGCTTGGACATCACGAGCGCGCAATCATGCTTTATCGCGAGGCCGAGGAGGATGCCCGCCACCAATCCGCTTACCGATTGGCTGCCTGGCTTGGAAACGGCTGTGTTCTGATGGCCCTGCGCAAGGACGTGGCCGCCTTGCAGGCAATGGTGGACGAGTTGGGCCCGCTGGCCAAGGCGAACGGCTTTCAGCTATGGGCGAACCTTGCATCGTTCTTTCAGGGCTGGGCGATGGTTCATGCCCATCACGACGGCCGGGGCCTGCAGCAGATGCGCGCCACCTGCGACAACCTCGGGGAGCAGCAGATAGACAAGCCCTGCTATCTCGGCCTTCTGGCAGAAGCAAACCTCGCGCTCGGCGAATTCGAAGGCGCCGCCGGCGTGGTCGACGAGGCGCTGGCACTGACCAGGAAGACCGGTGAACATTATTTTACTGCGGAACTGCTTCGACTTGGCGGCGTGGCCGGCCTCTACCTTAAGGGCGATGCCCACGCTGCCGAGCGCGCGTTTCGCAAGTCGGCAGCCTTTGCCCAAAAGCAGGGCGCAAAGACCTGGGAATTGAAGGCGACGCAAAGCCTTGCTGAACTTTATCGCTCAACCGGCCGCAAAACGAGAGTGAAACGGCGCCTCGACGCCATTACCGGATGGTTCGAAGGGCAGAATAAAACGGCGCGCATGTAA
- a CDS encoding TRAP transporter large permease: MELWILFGVFTTLMLIGTPIAFCLGVASFATVVYMGLPPLVVFQRLNSGMSVFSLLAIPFFIYAGDLMVRGGIASRIVAFAASLVGHVRGGLGQVNIVTATLFGGISGSAVAEAAAVGGLMIPQMKQRGYGADYAVNVTSMAALIALLLPPSHNMIIYSISAGGKISIADLFTAGILPGILLAVALMVTAYIVARSRGYPTEPFPGFVMVAHLLAVALPGLLLIAIIFGGVRSGIFTATESSCIAVLYALLITLFVYRQMSWKDFVHATQGAVRTTAMVLLIIGTAAAFSWLMAFLKVPASLVAWMKAVADDPLTVLLLLNVLMLVLGTFMDMGPTIIICTPIFLPVAQAYGVDPVHFGVIMILNFGIGLNTPPVGAVQFVACAVGKISVWEAMRSIWPFYGAGLVVLGLVTYIPAISLWLPAAFK, from the coding sequence ATGGAACTCTGGATCCTGTTCGGTGTCTTCACCACTCTGATGCTGATAGGCACGCCGATTGCATTCTGCCTTGGCGTCGCCAGTTTTGCGACGGTGGTCTATATGGGCCTGCCGCCACTGGTCGTCTTTCAGCGGCTCAATTCCGGCATGAGCGTGTTTTCGCTGCTCGCCATCCCCTTCTTTATCTACGCCGGCGATCTGATGGTGCGCGGTGGCATCGCGAGCCGCATCGTCGCCTTTGCCGCTTCCCTGGTCGGCCACGTGCGCGGCGGCCTCGGCCAGGTCAATATCGTCACTGCGACGCTGTTCGGCGGCATTTCCGGTTCGGCGGTGGCGGAGGCCGCAGCCGTCGGTGGCCTGATGATCCCGCAGATGAAGCAGCGCGGCTATGGCGCGGACTATGCCGTCAACGTCACCTCGATGGCAGCGCTGATCGCACTGCTTCTGCCGCCCTCCCACAACATGATCATCTATTCGATCTCTGCCGGCGGCAAGATTTCCATCGCCGACCTGTTCACGGCCGGCATACTACCCGGCATCCTGCTCGCAGTTGCCCTCATGGTGACGGCCTACATCGTCGCGCGCTCGCGCGGCTATCCGACGGAGCCGTTCCCCGGCTTTGTCATGGTTGCACATCTGCTCGCTGTCGCCTTGCCCGGACTTCTGCTGATCGCAATCATCTTCGGCGGGGTGAGGTCCGGCATCTTCACGGCGACGGAAAGCTCGTGCATCGCTGTGCTCTACGCGCTGCTGATAACCCTCTTCGTCTACCGGCAGATGAGCTGGAAAGACTTCGTCCACGCCACGCAAGGCGCCGTGCGCACGACGGCAATGGTGCTTTTGATCATCGGCACCGCTGCCGCCTTCTCCTGGCTGATGGCCTTCCTCAAGGTCCCTGCCTCGCTGGTGGCCTGGATGAAGGCCGTAGCCGACGATCCATTGACGGTACTGCTCCTGCTCAATGTTTTGATGCTTGTGCTCGGCACCTTCATGGACATGGGACCGACGATCATCATCTGCACGCCGATCTTTTTGCCGGTGGCGCAGGCCTACGGCGTCGATCCGGTGCATTTCGGCGTGATCATGATCCTGAATTTCGGCATCGGGCTGAATACGCCCCCAGTCGGCGCGGTGCAATTCGTGGCCTGCGCGGTCGGCAAGATTTCCGTCTGGGAGGCCATGCGCTCGATCTGGCCGTTCTATGGCGCGGGCCTCGTGGTGCTCGGACTGGTCACCTACATCCCGGCTATTTCGCTGTGGTTGCCGGCTGCGTTCAAATAG
- a CDS encoding DUF3008 family protein encodes MPAKSKAQQKAAGAALSAKRGETPKSELKGASKQMVESMSEKQLEEFAATKTKGKPEHASRKG; translated from the coding sequence ATGCCAGCAAAATCCAAAGCACAGCAGAAGGCGGCTGGAGCAGCCCTCTCCGCAAAGCGAGGCGAAACACCGAAAAGCGAACTCAAGGGGGCTTCCAAGCAGATGGTCGAATCCATGAGCGAGAAACAGCTCGAGGAGTTTGCCGCGACCAAGACGAAAGGAAAGCCAGAACACGCCTCCCGGAAGGGGTAG
- a CDS encoding TRAP transporter substrate-binding protein has protein sequence MKNLVKLAAGLMVAASFMSAASAQTVLKSSDTHPDGYPTVEGVKYFGELVKERTQGRYAIEVYHSAQLGEEKDTIEQVRSGVIELNRISMAPFNGTVKETIVPALPYVFRSEEHMHKVMDGAIGDQIKKAFEPVGLVVLAYYDAGARSFYNKTKPISTVADMKGLKFRVIQSDIFVDMVAALGANATPMPYGEVYSAIETGVIDGAENNFPSYDTAKHAEVAKNYSLDEHTILPEVFVMNKAAFDKLTPEDQEIFKQAAKDSVAKQRELWSAKVAESRANVEKLGAKITTPEKQGFIDAMAPVYAKHVKDDVLKKMVEDVKAVQ, from the coding sequence ATGAAAAACCTTGTTAAACTGGCGGCGGGCCTTATGGTTGCCGCCTCGTTCATGAGCGCGGCCAGCGCTCAAACAGTTCTGAAATCGTCCGATACTCATCCAGACGGCTATCCGACCGTCGAGGGCGTCAAATATTTCGGCGAGCTGGTCAAGGAGCGCACGCAGGGCCGCTATGCGATCGAAGTGTATCATTCCGCCCAGCTCGGCGAGGAGAAGGACACCATCGAGCAGGTGCGTTCGGGCGTGATCGAGCTGAACCGCATCTCGATGGCGCCGTTCAACGGGACGGTGAAGGAAACCATCGTGCCGGCGCTGCCCTACGTCTTCCGTTCGGAAGAGCACATGCACAAGGTCATGGACGGCGCGATTGGCGACCAGATCAAGAAGGCGTTCGAACCGGTCGGCCTCGTCGTGCTGGCGTATTATGACGCCGGCGCGCGGTCGTTCTATAACAAGACGAAGCCGATCAGCACGGTCGCCGACATGAAGGGTCTGAAGTTCCGCGTTATCCAGTCCGACATCTTCGTCGACATGGTGGCGGCGCTGGGCGCCAACGCCACGCCGATGCCCTATGGTGAGGTCTACTCGGCGATCGAAACGGGCGTCATCGACGGCGCGGAAAACAACTTCCCGAGCTACGACACCGCCAAGCACGCCGAAGTAGCGAAGAACTACTCGCTCGACGAGCACACCATCCTGCCGGAGGTGTTCGTCATGAACAAGGCTGCGTTCGACAAACTGACGCCTGAGGATCAGGAGATCTTCAAGCAGGCGGCGAAGGACAGCGTCGCCAAGCAGCGCGAACTCTGGTCGGCCAAGGTCGCTGAATCGCGCGCCAATGTCGAAAAGCTCGGTGCAAAGATCACCACGCCGGAAAAGCAGGGCTTCATCGACGCCATGGCCCCGGTTTACGCAAAGCACGTCAAAGACGACGTGCTGAAGAAGATGGTCGAGGATGTGAAGGCGGTGCAGTAG
- a CDS encoding TRAP transporter small permease, whose protein sequence is MSNSLTPAVNLLTRLSNAALWLAGAGLVLMTAFVAWQVFCRYVLNDSPSWTEPGSVMLMSWFIFLGAAVGIRENNHLGFDVLLYVLPKSGKRVLRMISDVVILAFGAGMIWYGGALMKLTWNTTLPSLGISGAFDYLPLAGGGVLAVIFSLERIVLRLAGEPIDEALDEVLPAEIAVEIENINADPNVKLKV, encoded by the coding sequence ATGTCGAATAGCCTGACACCCGCTGTCAATTTGCTGACGCGCCTCAGCAACGCTGCCCTGTGGCTCGCCGGCGCCGGCCTGGTGCTGATGACGGCCTTCGTCGCCTGGCAGGTATTTTGCCGCTACGTGCTGAACGATTCGCCGAGTTGGACGGAGCCGGGCTCAGTCATGCTGATGAGTTGGTTCATCTTCCTCGGCGCTGCCGTGGGCATCCGGGAAAACAACCATCTTGGTTTCGACGTGCTGCTCTACGTATTGCCGAAATCCGGCAAGCGCGTCCTGCGCATGATTTCGGACGTGGTCATTCTCGCCTTCGGCGCCGGCATGATCTGGTACGGCGGTGCGCTTATGAAGCTCACCTGGAACACCACCTTGCCCTCGCTGGGTATTTCCGGCGCGTTCGACTACCTGCCGCTTGCCGGCGGGGGTGTGCTTGCCGTGATCTTCTCGCTGGAGCGCATCGTGCTCCGCCTCGCCGGCGAACCGATCGACGAGGCACTGGATGAGGTCTTGCCGGCAGAGATTGCCGTCGAGATCGAAAACATCAACGCTGACCCGAACGTCAAATTGAAAGTGTAG
- a CDS encoding FadR/GntR family transcriptional regulator: MAADTALDLRIERRPKLSESVVSAIRAQVLSGEYAPGQKLPTESRMGELFGVSRTVVREAIATLAADGLVEARQGAGVFVKDHPTLAFGSITLDVGNKISHALNVIEVRMGLEIESAGLAALRRNAAQEAQIQEAFFEFDRLLERGEATGKSDFFFHRAIAAATNNSYYVEVLDALGMRAIPCDVASPWGTDSTLSRNYQEGLQREHLAILKAISASDPEAARASMRAHLTASQERYRALISGQQAKWISGTAKRKG, encoded by the coding sequence ATGGCGGCCGATACAGCCCTTGATTTGAGGATCGAGCGAAGGCCGAAACTCTCCGAAAGCGTGGTTTCGGCCATCCGCGCGCAGGTCTTGTCCGGGGAATACGCACCCGGCCAGAAGCTGCCGACGGAGAGCCGGATGGGCGAGCTCTTCGGCGTCAGCCGCACCGTTGTGCGCGAGGCGATTGCGACCCTTGCCGCCGATGGGCTCGTCGAGGCGCGGCAAGGCGCCGGCGTCTTCGTCAAGGACCACCCGACGCTTGCCTTCGGGTCGATCACGCTTGACGTCGGCAACAAGATCTCGCATGCGCTTAACGTGATCGAGGTGCGCATGGGGCTGGAGATCGAAAGTGCCGGGCTTGCTGCGCTCCGGCGCAACGCCGCCCAGGAGGCACAGATCCAGGAAGCTTTCTTCGAATTCGACCGGCTGCTTGAGCGTGGCGAGGCAACGGGCAAAAGCGACTTCTTTTTCCACCGCGCCATCGCGGCTGCCACGAACAACTCCTATTACGTAGAGGTTCTCGATGCGCTCGGCATGCGAGCGATCCCCTGCGATGTCGCCTCGCCCTGGGGTACCGACAGCACGCTATCGCGCAACTATCAGGAAGGTCTGCAGCGCGAGCATCTGGCAATCCTGAAGGCGATCTCGGCAAGCGATCCGGAAGCCGCCCGCGCCTCCATGCGCGCCCACCTGACCGCCAGCCAGGAGCGCTATCGCGCGCTCATAAGCGGCCAGCAGGCAAAATGGATTTCAGGAACGGCCAAACGCAAGGGCTGA